A genome region from Streptomyces antimycoticus includes the following:
- a CDS encoding Gfo/Idh/MocA family protein, which yields MSAPSAGGTPIRTAVVGLGWAARSIWLPRLRRNPAFTVIAAVDPDERGRAAVAETEGGDRLPVLAAVHDLDPAEVDLAVVAVPNHLHCAVATELLAKGIAVFLEKPVCLTSEEAERLAAAERSGGAVLLAGSAARYRADVRGLYRIAARLGRIRHVELAWVRARGVPDRGGWFTQRSLAGGGALVDLGWHLFDIAVPLLGTAAFRHAIGTVSSDFITQRSSRAAWRDDDGGPELSGGTDVEDTARGFLITDDGRSVVLHASWASHEALDTTRVTIDGSAGSATLRCTFGFSPNRLEKSTLTRTVDGTTRPVAVPTEPIGTEYDRQLDLVPALLRDPAGRGRVIEEVRRTIGAIERVYASARIPQETREPVSAPV from the coding sequence ATGAGCGCCCCGTCCGCCGGCGGGACGCCGATCCGGACCGCCGTGGTGGGGCTGGGGTGGGCGGCCCGCTCGATCTGGCTGCCCCGGCTCCGCCGCAACCCCGCCTTCACCGTGATCGCCGCGGTGGATCCCGACGAGCGCGGCCGCGCGGCCGTCGCCGAGACCGAGGGCGGGGACCGGCTGCCGGTGCTGGCGGCGGTCCACGACCTCGATCCCGCGGAGGTGGACCTGGCGGTGGTCGCGGTGCCCAACCATCTGCACTGCGCGGTCGCCACCGAGCTGCTGGCCAAGGGCATTGCGGTGTTCCTGGAGAAGCCGGTGTGCCTGACCTCCGAGGAGGCCGAGCGGCTGGCCGCGGCGGAGCGCTCCGGTGGCGCGGTGCTGCTGGCCGGCAGCGCGGCACGCTACCGCGCCGACGTGCGCGGGCTGTACCGGATCGCCGCCCGGCTGGGCCGTATCCGCCATGTCGAACTCGCCTGGGTACGAGCGCGCGGCGTACCCGACCGGGGCGGCTGGTTCACCCAGCGGTCGCTCGCGGGTGGCGGGGCGCTGGTCGACCTGGGCTGGCACCTGTTCGACATCGCGGTTCCGCTGCTGGGCACCGCCGCGTTCCGGCATGCCATCGGCACCGTGTCCTCCGACTTCATCACCCAGCGGTCCTCGCGGGCCGCGTGGCGGGACGACGACGGTGGCCCGGAGCTCTCGGGCGGCACCGATGTGGAGGACACCGCGCGCGGATTCCTCATCACCGACGACGGCCGTTCGGTCGTGCTGCACGCGAGCTGGGCCTCGCACGAGGCGCTGGACACCACACGGGTCACGATCGACGGCAGCGCGGGCAGCGCGACCTTGCGCTGCACCTTCGGATTCAGCCCGAACCGCCTCGAGAAGTCCACCCTGACCCGCACGGTCGACGGTACGACTCGTCCGGTGGCCGTGCCCACCGAACCGATCGGCACCGAGTACGACCGGCAGCTCGACCTCGTTCCCGCGCTGCTGCGCGACCCGGCGGGGCGGGGCCGGGTGATCGAGGAGGTCCGCCGGACCATCGGCGCCATCGAACGGGTCTACGCCTCGGCCCGGATCCCCCAGGAGACCCGGGAGCCGGTGTCGGCGCCGGTGTGA
- a CDS encoding HAD-IA family hydrolase, which produces MTSHPISHGDPLSGAGTAPATSVVFDLDGVLVNSFTVMREAFTLAYAEVVGEGEPPFEEYNRHLGRYFPDIMRIMGLPLEMEAPFVRESYRLAHLVEVFDGVPELLTELRHRGLRLAVATGKSGPRARSLLDTLGIRGQFHVVLGSDEVARPKPAPDIVLKAMDLMDADPDRTVMVGDAVTDLASARGAGITAVAAMWGETDEKTLLAAEPDVILHKPTELLALCPEVTAP; this is translated from the coding sequence ATGACCAGCCATCCGATCAGTCACGGCGACCCGCTCTCCGGCGCGGGTACCGCCCCGGCCACCTCGGTGGTCTTCGACCTCGACGGTGTCCTCGTCAACAGCTTCACGGTGATGCGCGAGGCGTTCACCCTCGCCTACGCCGAGGTCGTCGGCGAGGGTGAGCCACCCTTCGAGGAGTACAACCGGCATCTGGGCCGCTATTTCCCCGACATCATGCGGATCATGGGTCTTCCGCTGGAGATGGAGGCCCCGTTCGTCCGCGAGAGCTACCGGCTCGCCCACCTGGTGGAGGTGTTCGACGGTGTGCCCGAGCTGCTGACGGAGTTACGTCACCGCGGGCTGCGGCTCGCCGTGGCCACCGGGAAGAGCGGACCGCGGGCGCGTTCGCTGCTCGACACGTTGGGCATCCGTGGGCAGTTCCACGTGGTCCTCGGCTCGGACGAGGTGGCGCGGCCCAAGCCCGCGCCGGACATCGTGCTGAAGGCGATGGACCTGATGGACGCCGACCCCGACCGGACCGTGATGGTCGGAGACGCGGTGACCGACCTGGCCAGCGCGCGGGGGGCCGGGATCACCGCGGTGGCGGCGATGTGGGGGGAGACCGACGAGAAGACCCTGCTCGCGGCGGAGCCCGATGTGATCCTGCACAAACCCACCGAACTGCTGGCGCTCTGCCCCGAGGTGACGGCGCCCTAG
- a CDS encoding PadR family transcriptional regulator, translating into MRADRVRGHLDGLLMAVLEQGPLHGYAIITAVQQRSGGVLDLRTGTIYPALNKLERLGLLTSSWESVGERRRRCYQLTDAGRRSLAEERTAWREFTTAIGSVLTPGAEPWSAT; encoded by the coding sequence ATGAGGGCAGACAGAGTGCGAGGACACCTGGACGGGTTGCTGATGGCCGTGCTCGAGCAGGGGCCACTGCACGGGTACGCGATCATCACCGCGGTTCAGCAGCGCAGCGGAGGCGTGCTCGACCTGCGCACGGGCACCATCTACCCGGCGCTCAACAAGCTGGAGCGGCTCGGGCTGCTGACCAGTAGCTGGGAGTCGGTCGGCGAGCGACGACGGCGTTGCTACCAGCTCACCGACGCGGGGCGGAGAAGCCTGGCCGAGGAGCGCACCGCATGGCGGGAGTTCACCACGGCGATCGGTTCCGTTCTGACCCCCGGGGCCGAGCCCTGGTCCGCCACATGA
- a CDS encoding permease prefix domain 1-containing protein has product MSAHGRQADPVKGHTVGTHPAEADPVEEYIADLTALLHGPARAKARMIEEIREGLTETVATHTRGGSAPDRAADHAVREFGTPEELAPACQRELTIAQARHTAWAVALTAPFLAACWYLTSSTAHGQDGLVPRAAQSLATQLAAVIGAIALLAALALAVTGPLARRLPTPHRLPLAIAWVGTTAGVAMGIATLTLAVASLLATDWPLLALAGAFAAVSHAVVAPSARACRRCARPAFASPPSPGGVAGH; this is encoded by the coding sequence ATGAGCGCCCACGGCCGACAGGCCGATCCCGTCAAAGGGCACACCGTCGGCACCCATCCTGCCGAGGCCGATCCCGTCGAGGAGTACATCGCCGACCTGACGGCCCTCCTGCACGGTCCGGCGCGGGCCAAGGCGCGGATGATCGAGGAGATACGCGAGGGTCTGACGGAGACGGTGGCGACGCACACCCGAGGCGGAAGCGCACCCGACCGGGCCGCGGACCACGCGGTACGGGAGTTCGGCACACCGGAGGAACTCGCGCCCGCCTGCCAGCGGGAACTGACCATCGCACAGGCGCGGCACACCGCGTGGGCCGTAGCCCTCACCGCCCCCTTCCTGGCCGCCTGCTGGTATCTGACCTCGAGCACCGCACACGGCCAGGACGGGCTGGTGCCACGCGCCGCCCAGTCGCTCGCCACGCAGTTGGCCGCCGTCATCGGCGCGATCGCGCTGCTCGCCGCGCTGGCACTGGCCGTCACCGGCCCCCTGGCCCGTCGGCTGCCCACACCGCACCGGCTGCCCCTGGCGATCGCATGGGTCGGCACCACGGCGGGAGTGGCCATGGGGATCGCCACGCTCACCCTCGCCGTCGCTTCCCTCCTGGCCACGGACTGGCCGCTGCTCGCGCTCGCCGGGGCCTTCGCCGCCGTGTCGCACGCCGTGGTGGCCCCTTCGGCCCGCGCCTGCCGCCGGTGCGCCCGGCCGGCGTTCGCCTCCCCACCGTCTCCCGGCGGTGTGGCCGGCCACTGA
- a CDS encoding sigma-70 family RNA polymerase sigma factor has protein sequence MPSATLPAAPMRAVHGFTTAANDRQVTAWALAARDGDRDAVDHFIRATYRDVRRFVLHLTADPHGCEDLAQETYLRALTGLSRFAGRSSARTWLLSIARRVVVDRYRTAAARPRTLDADDWQEVAERAQPVGLPGFDEGVALMDLLAALAPARREMFLLTTVLGLPYADAATATGCPIGTVRSRVARAREDITALLAAAEKAAEPVRLAG, from the coding sequence ATGCCTTCCGCCACGCTGCCCGCCGCACCGATGAGAGCCGTGCACGGCTTCACCACCGCGGCGAACGACCGCCAGGTCACCGCATGGGCGCTGGCCGCCCGTGACGGCGACCGCGACGCGGTCGACCACTTCATCCGCGCCACCTACCGCGATGTACGCCGCTTCGTACTCCATCTCACCGCCGACCCCCACGGCTGTGAGGACCTCGCCCAGGAGACGTATCTGCGGGCGCTGACCGGACTCTCGCGCTTCGCCGGCCGCTCATCGGCCCGGACGTGGCTGCTGTCGATCGCCCGCCGGGTGGTCGTCGACCGCTACCGAACGGCCGCCGCCCGCCCCCGCACCCTGGACGCGGACGACTGGCAGGAGGTGGCCGAACGGGCGCAGCCGGTCGGGCTCCCCGGGTTCGACGAGGGGGTGGCGCTGATGGACCTGCTGGCGGCGCTGGCCCCGGCGCGCCGCGAGATGTTCCTCCTCACCACGGTGCTCGGTCTGCCCTACGCGGACGCCGCCACCGCCACCGGCTGCCCCATCGGCACCGTGCGCTCCCGTGTGGCCCGCGCTCGTGAGGACATCACCGCACTGCTGGCCGCGGCCGAGAAGGCTGCGGAACCCGTGCGGTTGGCGGGCTGA
- a CDS encoding PepSY-associated TM helix domain-containing protein → MSAEPLAPATGDSPDDAADREPHSPTEAESGGATAESGGAGAGSTSDGSGSGSGGSVWVGLRPLVLRLHFYAGVLVAPFLLVAAVTGLLYAGSFQAEKLVYAHELRVPVGDRELPISQQVAAARKVHPEGEISAVRPSPEDGATTRVLLSGVKGVDPDHTLAVFVDPYTAKVRGALEQYGSTGALPLRTWIDEFHRDLHLGQTGRLYSELAASWLWVIALGGVVLWLSRHRKKRTPRAVALPGRATTGRKRTMSFHGAVGLWVALGLLFLSATGLTWSTYAGANVEDLRTALGQTTPTVSATVGGGEHAGHHMGSGSMPGMDMGGTGEAAGHTADVGLDTVLKAARAKDLDNPVEIVPPAEPGSGYVVSQIQRSWPEKQDSVAIDPATGEVTDVQRFADYPVLAKLSRWGIDLHTGNLFGLVNQIALAALALALILLIVWGYRMWWQRGRASAFGRPIPRGAWRRVPLYVLLPLAAATAVIGYYLPLLGIPLVAFLAVDITMGEIARRRGTAPAP, encoded by the coding sequence ATGTCCGCTGAACCGCTCGCCCCTGCCACGGGCGATTCCCCGGATGATGCCGCCGACAGGGAGCCACACTCCCCCACCGAGGCCGAGTCCGGCGGGGCCACAGCCGAATCCGGCGGCGCCGGAGCGGGGTCCACCTCCGACGGCTCCGGCTCCGGGTCCGGCGGGTCCGTATGGGTGGGCCTGCGGCCGCTGGTGCTGCGGCTGCACTTCTACGCGGGGGTGCTGGTCGCGCCGTTCCTGCTGGTCGCGGCCGTGACCGGACTGCTGTACGCCGGATCGTTCCAGGCCGAGAAGCTGGTCTACGCCCACGAGCTGCGCGTCCCGGTCGGCGACCGTGAACTGCCGATCTCCCAGCAGGTGGCAGCCGCGCGCAAGGTCCACCCCGAGGGTGAGATCAGCGCCGTACGGCCCTCTCCCGAGGACGGTGCCACCACGCGGGTGCTGCTCTCCGGCGTCAAGGGCGTCGATCCCGACCATACGTTGGCCGTGTTCGTCGACCCGTACACCGCGAAGGTGCGCGGGGCGCTGGAGCAGTACGGCTCCACCGGCGCCCTCCCGCTGCGCACCTGGATCGATGAGTTCCACCGCGATCTGCACCTCGGGCAGACCGGCCGCCTCTACAGCGAACTCGCCGCCAGCTGGCTGTGGGTCATCGCCCTCGGCGGTGTGGTGCTCTGGCTCAGCCGCCACCGTAAGAAGCGCACACCGCGGGCGGTCGCGCTGCCCGGCCGCGCCACGACCGGCCGCAAGCGCACCATGTCCTTTCATGGCGCGGTCGGGCTGTGGGTGGCGCTGGGGCTGCTGTTCCTGTCCGCCACCGGCCTGACCTGGTCCACCTACGCGGGGGCCAACGTGGAGGACCTGCGTACCGCCCTCGGCCAGACCACCCCGACTGTCTCGGCCACCGTCGGCGGCGGCGAACACGCCGGACACCATATGGGCTCCGGTTCCATGCCGGGCATGGACATGGGCGGTACGGGCGAGGCGGCCGGGCACACCGCCGATGTGGGTCTGGACACCGTATTGAAAGCCGCCCGGGCCAAGGACCTGGACAACCCCGTCGAGATCGTTCCGCCCGCCGAGCCGGGCAGTGGGTATGTCGTCAGCCAGATCCAGCGCAGCTGGCCCGAGAAGCAGGACTCGGTGGCCATCGACCCGGCCACGGGTGAGGTGACCGACGTCCAGCGGTTCGCCGACTACCCGGTGCTCGCCAAGCTCAGCCGCTGGGGCATCGACCTCCACACCGGAAACCTCTTCGGCCTCGTCAACCAGATCGCCCTGGCCGCTCTCGCGCTCGCGCTGATCCTGCTGATCGTCTGGGGCTACCGCATGTGGTGGCAGCGCGGCCGTGCCTCCGCGTTCGGCCGCCCGATCCCCCGCGGCGCGTGGCGGCGGGTACCGCTGTACGTCCTCCTCCCCCTGGCCGCGGCCACCGCCGTGATCGGCTACTACCTGCCCCTCCTCGGTATCCCACTGGTCGCCTTCCTGGCCGTCGACATCACCATGGGTGAGATCGCCCGCCGACGCGGCACCGCCCCTGCCCCCTGA
- a CDS encoding NAD(P)/FAD-dependent oxidoreductase gives MVAVEVVEVTDELKNTYDVVVIGGGAAGLSGALMLTRARRSVVVIDAGAPRNTPASGVHGLLAREGIGPAELVERGRAEVRGYGGQVVSGEVGTVAREEAGFQVALTDGRSVHARRLLLATGLVDELPDVPGLRSRWGRDVVHCPYCHGWEIRDQAIGVLGSGPLSVHQALLFRQWSDDVTFFSHTLPSPAGEEAEQLAARGIRVVDGEVASLEIVDDRLVGVRLTDGSVVKREALAVASRMVARTGLLSALGLRAVEHPSGAGEHIPSDATGRTEVPGVWAAGNVTDLAAQVGGAAAAGAAAAAQINADLIAEETRQAVAARARGAAPFSAELESRVCEAVLGDRRHGL, from the coding sequence ATGGTGGCCGTGGAGGTGGTCGAAGTGACCGATGAGCTGAAGAACACCTATGACGTGGTGGTGATCGGCGGTGGCGCCGCGGGGCTGAGCGGGGCGCTGATGCTGACTCGGGCGCGGCGGTCGGTGGTGGTGATCGACGCGGGCGCCCCGCGCAACACCCCCGCCTCGGGGGTGCACGGACTGCTGGCCCGGGAAGGAATCGGACCGGCCGAGCTGGTGGAGCGGGGCCGGGCCGAGGTCCGCGGTTATGGCGGTCAGGTGGTGTCCGGCGAGGTCGGCACCGTCGCCCGGGAGGAGGCCGGGTTCCAGGTGGCCCTGACCGACGGCCGGAGCGTCCATGCGCGCCGGTTGTTGCTGGCCACCGGGCTGGTCGACGAGTTGCCGGACGTCCCCGGGCTGCGGTCCCGGTGGGGCCGGGATGTGGTGCACTGTCCGTACTGCCACGGCTGGGAGATCCGTGACCAGGCCATCGGTGTCCTGGGGAGCGGGCCGCTGTCGGTGCACCAGGCGCTGCTGTTCCGTCAGTGGAGTGACGATGTCACCTTCTTCTCCCACACTCTGCCGTCGCCGGCCGGCGAGGAGGCGGAGCAGCTGGCCGCCCGTGGCATCCGCGTGGTGGACGGCGAGGTGGCGTCCCTGGAGATCGTCGATGACCGTCTTGTCGGCGTGCGGCTGACCGACGGCAGCGTGGTCAAGCGCGAGGCACTGGCCGTCGCGTCGCGGATGGTGGCGCGCACCGGCCTCCTGTCGGCGCTCGGGCTGCGGGCGGTGGAACATCCGAGTGGTGCCGGTGAGCACATCCCGTCCGACGCGACCGGCCGCACCGAGGTGCCCGGGGTGTGGGCCGCGGGCAATGTCACCGATCTGGCCGCCCAGGTCGGTGGCGCCGCGGCGGCCGGCGCGGCCGCGGCGGCCCAGATCAACGCGGATCTGATCGCCGAGGAGACCCGCCAGGCGGTCGCCGCCCGGGCGCGCGGCGCGGCGCCGTTTTCTGCGGAGCTGGAATCGCGGGTCTGCGAAGCGGTGTTGGGTGATCGCCGCCACGGCCTGTGA
- a CDS encoding S1 family peptidase, with protein MRTARRTRRRGRLIAAMSGLFATAALATVGTSAAASSASTAPSMSPSPSTSVSTSVSAAASAVESLDVPGTAWTVDERTGTLRVLVGSTARGADLARLDRTAERFRGAVTVERLDGPLRTLLSGGDGIYSSMGTRCSAGVNVQSGAAYYFITAGHCTEGNPTWYADSGATTQVGPTAGTSFPGNDYGVVRYTNTAVPHPGTVGTVDVTGTATAHVGQQVCRRGATTGVRCGQVTALNATVNYGGGDIVSGLIQTNICAEPGDSGGPLYAGDKIIGILSGGSGDCSSGGTTFYQPIQEVLSAYGLTVY; from the coding sequence GTGAGAACAGCACGCCGTACCAGGAGACGTGGTCGGCTGATCGCCGCGATGTCCGGTCTGTTCGCCACGGCAGCCCTCGCGACAGTCGGCACGAGTGCGGCCGCTTCCTCCGCGTCCACCGCCCCGTCCATGTCCCCATCCCCGTCCACGTCCGTGTCGACGTCCGTGTCCGCTGCCGCCTCGGCCGTGGAATCCCTGGATGTCCCGGGCACCGCATGGACCGTGGACGAGCGCACCGGAACGCTGCGTGTTCTCGTCGGCTCCACGGCCCGGGGAGCCGACCTGGCCAGGCTCGACCGCACCGCCGAGCGTTTCCGCGGCGCCGTCACCGTCGAGCGGCTCGACGGTCCGCTGCGGACCCTTCTCTCGGGTGGCGACGGGATCTACTCCTCCATGGGGACCCGCTGCTCCGCGGGGGTCAATGTGCAGAGCGGCGCCGCGTATTACTTCATCACGGCCGGCCACTGCACCGAGGGCAACCCCACTTGGTACGCCGACTCCGGTGCGACCACCCAGGTCGGCCCGACGGCCGGCACCAGCTTCCCGGGCAATGACTACGGCGTCGTCCGGTACACCAACACGGCCGTTCCGCATCCCGGGACCGTGGGAACGGTCGATGTCACCGGGACCGCCACCGCCCACGTCGGCCAGCAGGTCTGCCGCCGAGGGGCCACGACCGGTGTCCGCTGCGGTCAGGTCACCGCGCTCAACGCGACCGTCAACTACGGCGGCGGTGACATCGTCTCCGGCCTGATCCAGACCAACATCTGCGCCGAGCCGGGTGACAGCGGCGGTCCGCTCTACGCGGGCGACAAGATCATCGGCATTCTCTCGGGCGGCTCCGGGGACTGCTCCTCCGGTGGCACCACCTTCTACCAGCCGATCCAGGAAGTGCTGAGCGCCTACGGCCTCACCGTCTACTGA
- a CDS encoding SpoIIE family protein phosphatase, with product MGRYARATRSRLGPWPRLRSVAGQAFVLQLLLTLVLVAAAVVAVAADAHKHSTLDARRRSLAVAETLAHSPGMARAISDDKPTPQLESHAEAARKGSGVDSVVVFNTHGIRLTHPETPLIGKRIVGPAGLVRDELSGKTITETFRASQGPSVVSAVPVTRADGAFIGGVSVGVKVENVNSAVDRRLPLLLGSGAGALALATGGTALMSGRVRRQTRGLGTVEMRRMYEHHDAVLHSVREGVLVLAEDGRLLLVNDEARELLRLAPDAEGRHIGELGLEPHLAELLASGRRVTDEVHPCGDRLLVVNMRSTDRAGDPAGSVVTLRDTTALRVLSGRAEKARERLKLLSDAGVRISSSLELTGTAEQLVDVAVPRFADIVTVELLEPVLRGEEPEPPYEPLAPHRTAVGGIPPEAPVFRVGERVVYASATPQSRAVKAGAAVLQTDPTGTAEWPAGYGAEARHLLDRGVHSLITVPLRFRGVTLGLATFWRTRRDEPFDEADLAIAGELAVRTAVCVDNARRYAREHAMVAALQRTLLPSRLPDQDAVEVASRYLPAQGAVGGSWFDVIPLPGARVALVAGKVPGQGVHAAATMGRLRTAVQNFSALDVSPDEIISHLDELVTRLDLEHDPDAHGSRITGAGCLYAIHDSVSGRCTLARAGDPGIVLTRPDGTVDIPAIPASPPLGHGGEPFEAVGLSLPAASRLVLYTNGLLQGPGRTAGTGLDLLRRALEAEPDLGPDETCRSLFDTVLPARPSDDVALLVARTRLLDPKNVAEWDVPFDSAAVAPIRATCARTLRAWGLEDAVYGAELVISELITNALRYGTPPVRLRLLRGRDLICEVSDGSSTSPHLRRAATTDEGGRGLFLVAQFAQRWGTRYTPYGKVIWAETALDGR from the coding sequence ATGGGCAGATATGCTCGTGCGACTCGGAGTCGGCTGGGACCCTGGCCGCGGCTGCGGAGCGTCGCCGGGCAGGCGTTCGTCCTGCAGCTTCTGCTGACCCTGGTTCTGGTGGCCGCCGCGGTGGTGGCCGTCGCGGCGGATGCCCATAAACACAGCACACTCGACGCTCGCCGACGATCCCTCGCGGTGGCCGAGACCCTCGCGCACTCCCCCGGAATGGCGCGGGCCATCAGCGACGACAAACCGACGCCGCAGCTGGAGTCCCATGCCGAGGCGGCGCGGAAAGGCTCCGGCGTCGACAGCGTCGTCGTGTTCAACACTCATGGCATCCGCCTCACCCACCCCGAGACACCCTTGATCGGCAAGCGGATCGTCGGACCGGCCGGGCTGGTGCGGGACGAGCTGAGCGGAAAGACGATCACGGAGACCTTCCGGGCCAGCCAGGGCCCGTCCGTCGTCTCGGCGGTCCCCGTCACCAGGGCCGACGGGGCCTTCATCGGCGGAGTGTCGGTCGGGGTCAAGGTGGAGAACGTGAACAGCGCGGTGGACCGCCGGCTGCCGCTGCTGCTCGGCAGCGGCGCCGGGGCGCTGGCCCTGGCCACGGGCGGAACGGCGCTGATGAGCGGGCGGGTGCGGCGGCAGACCCGTGGCCTGGGCACCGTGGAAATGCGGCGGATGTACGAACACCATGACGCGGTGCTGCACTCGGTCCGCGAAGGGGTGCTGGTCCTGGCGGAGGACGGGCGGCTGCTGCTGGTCAATGACGAGGCCCGGGAGCTGCTCCGGCTGGCTCCGGACGCGGAGGGGCGGCACATCGGCGAGCTCGGCCTGGAACCGCACCTGGCCGAGCTGCTGGCGTCGGGACGGCGCGTCACGGACGAGGTGCACCCCTGCGGGGACCGGCTACTGGTGGTCAATATGCGCTCCACGGACCGTGCGGGCGATCCCGCCGGAAGCGTGGTGACGCTGAGGGACACCACCGCGCTGCGGGTACTGTCCGGCCGGGCCGAGAAGGCCCGCGAGCGGCTGAAGCTGCTGTCCGACGCCGGGGTGCGGATCAGCTCCTCCCTGGAGCTGACGGGCACCGCCGAGCAGCTGGTGGACGTGGCCGTCCCCCGGTTCGCCGACATCGTCACCGTCGAACTGCTGGAACCCGTGCTGCGCGGCGAGGAGCCCGAGCCGCCGTACGAGCCACTGGCACCGCACCGGACCGCCGTGGGCGGGATTCCTCCCGAAGCCCCCGTCTTCCGCGTGGGCGAGCGGGTCGTCTACGCATCCGCCACACCGCAGAGCCGGGCCGTGAAGGCCGGAGCCGCCGTCCTCCAGACCGATCCGACCGGCACCGCCGAGTGGCCGGCCGGATACGGTGCCGAGGCCCGGCACCTCCTCGACCGCGGGGTCCACTCGCTGATCACCGTCCCGTTGCGGTTCCGCGGCGTCACCCTCGGCCTGGCCACCTTCTGGCGGACACGGCGCGACGAGCCGTTCGACGAAGCGGATCTGGCGATCGCCGGGGAGCTGGCCGTGCGCACCGCCGTGTGTGTCGACAACGCCCGCCGCTACGCCCGCGAACACGCCATGGTCGCCGCCCTGCAGCGCACCCTCCTTCCCAGCCGGCTGCCCGATCAGGACGCCGTGGAGGTGGCATCCCGCTATCTGCCCGCGCAGGGGGCGGTGGGCGGAAGCTGGTTCGATGTGATCCCCCTCCCCGGCGCCCGGGTCGCGCTGGTCGCCGGGAAGGTGCCCGGGCAGGGTGTGCACGCCGCGGCCACGATGGGCCGACTGCGCACCGCGGTGCAGAACTTCTCGGCCCTGGACGTATCCCCCGACGAGATCATCTCCCATCTGGACGAACTGGTCACCCGTCTCGACCTGGAGCATGACCCCGACGCGCACGGCAGCCGGATCACCGGCGCCGGATGCCTGTACGCGATCCACGACTCGGTGTCGGGCCGGTGCACCCTGGCCCGGGCCGGCGATCCGGGCATCGTCCTGACCCGCCCGGACGGCACCGTGGACATCCCCGCGATACCCGCCTCCCCGCCCCTGGGCCACGGCGGAGAGCCCTTCGAGGCGGTCGGCCTCTCACTGCCCGCCGCGAGCCGCCTGGTGCTGTACACCAACGGTCTCCTCCAAGGCCCCGGCCGAACCGCGGGCACCGGCCTGGACCTGCTGCGCCGCGCCCTCGAGGCCGAGCCGGACCTCGGCCCGGACGAGACCTGCCGCAGTCTGTTCGACACCGTCCTTCCGGCCCGTCCGAGCGATGATGTCGCACTGCTGGTGGCCCGCACCCGTCTGCTCGACCCCAAGAACGTGGCCGAGTGGGATGTTCCGTTCGACTCGGCGGCGGTCGCGCCGATCCGCGCCACCTGCGCCCGGACACTACGGGCGTGGGGCCTGGAGGACGCCGTGTACGGGGCCGAGCTGGTCATCAGTGAACTGATCACCAATGCCCTGCGGTACGGCACACCTCCCGTGCGCCTACGGCTGCTGCGCGGCCGCGACCTGATCTGCGAGGTCTCCGACGGCAGCAGCACCTCGCCCCATCTGCGGCGGGCCGCGACCACCGACGAGGGCGGACGCGGACTGTTCCTCGTCGCCCAGTTCGCCCAGCGCTGGGGCACCCGCTACACCCCGTATGGCAAGGTCATCTGGGCGGAGACGGCCCTGGACGGCCGCTGA
- a CDS encoding 2OG-Fe(II) oxygenase, whose protein sequence is MSTTTDTARLHQRVAAADWTHLAEELDTHGCALTPRLLTPAQCARIAGLYEREERFRSTIDMARHRFGSGQYRYFTHDLPEPVAELRAALYPRLLTIARDWAERLGRPAPWPDSLEKWLAMCHEAGQDRSAQILLRYGPGDWNALHRDVFGDMLFPLQVVIGLDAYGTDYTGGEFLLVEQRPRAQSRGTTAVLQQGHGLIFTTRDRPVATKRGWSAGVMRHGVSTVRSGRRHALGLVFHDAA, encoded by the coding sequence ATGAGCACCACGACCGACACCGCACGTCTCCACCAGCGCGTGGCCGCGGCCGACTGGACACATCTGGCCGAAGAGCTGGACACCCACGGGTGCGCGCTCACTCCACGGCTGCTGACCCCCGCCCAGTGCGCCCGTATCGCCGGGCTCTATGAGCGGGAGGAGCGGTTCAGGAGCACGATCGACATGGCCCGCCACCGCTTCGGCTCCGGTCAGTACCGCTATTTCACCCATGACCTGCCCGAACCGGTCGCCGAGCTGCGCGCCGCGCTCTATCCACGGCTGCTGACCATCGCCCGTGACTGGGCGGAGCGGCTCGGCCGCCCGGCGCCCTGGCCGGACAGCCTGGAGAAGTGGCTGGCCATGTGCCACGAGGCCGGACAGGACCGCTCCGCGCAGATCCTGCTGCGCTACGGCCCCGGCGACTGGAACGCCCTGCACCGGGACGTGTTCGGCGACATGCTCTTTCCGCTTCAGGTGGTGATCGGGCTGGACGCGTACGGCACGGACTACACGGGCGGGGAGTTCCTGCTGGTCGAGCAGCGGCCCCGTGCCCAGTCCCGGGGCACCACGGCCGTACTCCAGCAGGGCCACGGGCTGATCTTCACCACCCGTGACCGCCCCGTGGCCACCAAGCGGGGCTGGTCGGCCGGTGTGATGCGGCACGGGGTCAGCACGGTGCGCTCCGGGCGCCGCCACGCACTGGGCCTGGTCTTCCACGACGCGGCCTGA